A single genomic interval of Proteiniborus sp. DW1 harbors:
- a CDS encoding endospore germination permease: MFGTDNRISNLQVAILMIHTVIGVGVLSLPSTLAEMLGTTGWIALIITGGISSILVFMMTRLMAMYKGQNLFDISSELMGRPLAYVSFVIIIIHLLGHGAFVSRIFGEVIKMFLLFSTPIEVTIVTFILTAVYTVRSGIEGMARFSIIIIPFIVIPLSILGVVILPDLDFTNLLPFLGASPMEIIKSIPTIFFSFGGIEFLLIYMYYSKKPESAMKYNIGAIVVITILYLLSFFFSLARFGEKGLAVQLWPLLSLSKAIQFPNAFVENVEGIIMAIWIVIAFTTLISSIFGASVLIGKMCKVEEYKYFTLPLLPIIYFVSLIPRNVVQVYDYVQIFTFVFGTFASLAYPMLLYVLAVFKKKGEAKKNENIM, translated from the coding sequence TTGCCATACTTATGATTCATACAGTAATCGGAGTAGGAGTTCTGTCGCTACCTAGTACCTTAGCAGAAATGCTAGGAACTACAGGTTGGATAGCATTAATAATAACGGGAGGAATATCATCCATATTAGTGTTTATGATGACAAGGCTGATGGCTATGTATAAAGGACAAAACCTATTTGATATAAGTAGTGAGTTAATGGGTAGGCCTCTTGCATATGTATCCTTTGTAATAATAATCATACATTTACTAGGGCATGGTGCTTTTGTTTCTAGGATATTTGGTGAGGTAATCAAGATGTTTCTACTATTTTCCACACCTATAGAGGTTACCATAGTAACCTTTATATTGACAGCAGTCTATACAGTTAGAAGTGGTATAGAAGGCATGGCAAGATTTTCAATTATAATAATACCTTTTATAGTCATTCCACTGTCAATTTTAGGTGTTGTGATATTACCAGATTTGGACTTTACCAACCTACTACCATTTTTAGGGGCAAGCCCTATGGAAATAATTAAATCAATACCAACTATTTTTTTCTCCTTTGGGGGTATAGAATTTTTATTAATATATATGTACTACTCAAAAAAACCGGAGTCTGCAATGAAATATAATATTGGTGCAATTGTAGTAATCACCATTTTATATTTATTGTCCTTCTTTTTTTCACTTGCAAGATTTGGAGAAAAGGGACTTGCAGTACAACTTTGGCCTCTTTTATCCTTGTCTAAGGCTATTCAATTCCCAAATGCATTTGTAGAGAACGTAGAAGGTATAATCATGGCTATTTGGATAGTTATAGCCTTTACTACACTAATATCTTCCATATTTGGAGCATCAGTACTGATAGGAAAGATGTGTAAGGTAGAAGAGTATAAGTACTTTACATTACCTCTTTTGCCTATAATATATTTTGTTTCTCTAATACCTAGAAACGTAGTACAAGTATATGATTATGTACAGATATTCACTTTTGTCTTCGGAACTTTTGCTTCACTTGCTTATCCTATGCTGTTGTATGTCTTAGCAGTATTTAAAAAGAAAGGAGAAGCAAAGAAAAATGAGAACATCATGTAA
- a CDS encoding Ger(x)C family spore germination protein has protein sequence MRTSCKLIIILCMPILLTGCWDLIEINQYFFISTMGIDIYKGEEHPTEGAELQVERGEITPKDRFIVTYSAPDLRAIGKSPTSEKPRIIMSSVSNNPYETTRELSTRTTANFTFRHTKVVLIGEEVARNEDYMREIFDNLGRHEQLSRKIIVLVVEGTAKEIIEIEDPLEPVTGFLIDQIVEKKQGSERYNDMVLEEVLTELYFSGDVLMPKAIPGKGEVKVAGSAIIKDFKLIGWLGEVENVSMMFLMDRVSTSLVNVEHDNTVVPYVITNTKTKCHITTDGDNIKYIANIETEGYIQQYKLGAKKEMTDQKNIMAIENHVEDVMEKQIESTFKKLQKEFKVDAIGLGRYIRKYRPDLWDQVKDNWDEIFPNIEFEVNVDASLRRIGMTK, from the coding sequence ATGAGAACATCATGTAAGCTAATTATTATATTATGTATGCCAATTTTACTAACAGGATGCTGGGATCTAATAGAAATAAATCAGTACTTTTTCATCTCAACAATGGGAATAGATATATACAAAGGAGAGGAGCACCCTACAGAAGGAGCTGAACTGCAGGTAGAAAGAGGTGAAATAACACCGAAGGATAGATTTATAGTTACATATTCTGCTCCAGATTTAAGAGCAATAGGAAAAAGCCCTACAAGCGAAAAGCCAAGGATTATTATGTCGAGCGTAAGCAACAATCCCTATGAAACTACTAGAGAGCTATCTACTAGGACTACTGCAAATTTTACATTTAGACATACAAAAGTAGTTCTTATAGGAGAGGAAGTGGCAAGAAATGAAGATTATATGAGAGAAATATTTGATAATCTAGGCAGGCATGAACAATTAAGTAGAAAAATTATCGTCCTAGTAGTAGAAGGAACTGCAAAGGAAATAATAGAGATAGAGGACCCTCTTGAGCCTGTGACTGGATTTCTAATAGATCAAATTGTTGAGAAAAAACAGGGCTCAGAAAGATATAACGATATGGTATTAGAGGAAGTATTAACTGAACTTTATTTTAGTGGAGACGTACTTATGCCAAAAGCCATTCCGGGTAAAGGAGAGGTAAAGGTAGCTGGTTCAGCAATAATAAAAGATTTTAAGCTAATAGGGTGGCTAGGAGAGGTTGAAAATGTTTCCATGATGTTTCTAATGGATAGAGTAAGTACCTCTTTAGTCAACGTAGAGCATGATAATACAGTAGTGCCTTATGTTATCACAAATACTAAAACAAAATGTCACATTACAACAGATGGTGACAATATCAAATACATAGCAAATATAGAAACAGAAGGCTATATCCAGCAGTATAAATTAGGGGCAAAGAAAGAGATGACAGATCAGAAAAATATAATGGCAATAGAAAATCATGTAGAAGACGTAATGGAAAAACAAATAGAATCAACATTCAAGAAACTGCAAAAAGAGTTTAAAGTAGATGCTATTGGTTTGGGAAGATATATAAGAAAATATAGACCAGACCTGTGGGATCAGGTTAAGGATAACTGGGATGAAATATTTCCAAATATAGAATTTGAAGTCAATGTAGATGCAAGTTTAAGAAGAATTGGAATGACTAAGTAA